A region from the Kineothrix sp. IPX-CK genome encodes:
- a CDS encoding L7Ae/L30e/S12e/Gadd45 family ribosomal protein, protein MNKIYSLLGLAARSRNVVSGEIATEKAVKTGSAVLVIVSKDASDNTIKMFRNMCDFYNVPFFQYGTKEELGHAMGKEMRSSLAVTDNGFAQSIKKHLEASEE, encoded by the coding sequence ATGAATAAGATATATTCATTACTCGGCCTCGCTGCCAGATCCAGAAATGTAGTGAGCGGAGAGATAGCAACAGAAAAAGCAGTGAAGACGGGAAGCGCGGTATTGGTAATAGTCAGTAAGGACGCTTCCGATAATACCATAAAAATGTTTCGCAATATGTGTGACTTTTATAATGTGCCGTTTTTTCAATATGGAACGAAAGAGGAACTGGGGCACGCCATGGGTAAAGAAATGCGCTCTTCATTAGCAGTAACAGATAATGGATTTGCACAGTCCATAAAGAAGCATTTGGAAGCATCAGAAGAATAA